Genomic segment of Corynebacterium appendicis CIP 107643:
TCGAGCGCAGCCGCGTAAATCCCGGCGTGAGTCTGCTTGATCGCGCGCAGCTGTGCCCCGCGGTCGCCGCGGTACGGCACCGGGCCGGCAGCGAGGAGCTCGGCGGCGGCGCGCCCCGCATCGGCCCCGTCGCCCTTGCGGTACACCGACACAGCCTCGGGCGTGTCCGCTTGGTCGGCGTAGCAGCCGCAATCAGGGACAGCGACGCTCACTCCCAGGTCGCGGCACATTTCCAGCCAGCCAGAGTGCGTCCCCCTGACGTACGGCAGGATGCACACGCGGTGGGAGGCGACAGCGGAGTGCAGTTCAGAGTCGTTCATGGGGGCGTGGGTGACGGGGGTGATGCCGTCGATACGCGCAAACTCCTCCCGCAACTCCCGCGTCGCATCGACGTCGTGCATGTATACGGTCAGCGGGACAAAATTTGCGATCGCGCGGTAGAAATCCACGTCGGCAACGGCATTCGCGCGCAAGGATTTCAGGAAGACCGCGGCATCCGCGTCCGCTTCCACATCGGGCAGTTGCTTGACGACGGCCGGGTGCCCCACCACCGCCACATCCTCCCGCCCGTAGCGCTGCGCGATGGTGGCCGCCGCGGACTCGGTGAGCGTGACCACCTGCGTGGCCGCGCGGACGAGCACGCCCACATTCGCGCGGTGGCGTTCCTGGTCAGCCGGATCCGACAAGTGCGGGTTGTCCAAATCGTGGACGGTGACCACGAGCGGCACCGGCAACGCGTCCACGAGCTCCTGGAGCTGCTCCGGCGTGCGGTGCTCATAACCGAAGTGAATGTGCACGAGATCGACATTGCGCTCCGTGTCCCACCACTGCGCCTCCAGCGCAGGGTGCGGCCACCAGTTGCCGTCGATGTCGGGGTCGGGGTGAAAGCTCACTCCTTCAGGCTGAATCGCCTGCGGGTAGACATGTTCCGCAGGGATCGAGAGAACTTTCATTCCACCGCCCTTCACGTGCTGCTCGCAATAATTGGGCCGGCCCCGATGGGTCGGCCCGTTTCACGTACCTAATATAAACGCTCGCGCACATATCGGCATAGCGCCCGTGATTCGCTGCTGTTTGCGCAGCTATATTGGGGGACCATGCCGTTTCTCACTGTCGTAGGTAATTGCCAGGCCGAGTCCCTGCGCCGTCTCATCTCGTCCGCCGGGGACCTCGAGTCCACGCGGATCGCCCCCGTTCACGAGCTTGAGCCGGAGGACATGGAGTGGTTCGCCGACATGCTCGCCCGCACCGACATCCTGGTCACCCAGCCGATCCGCGACGACTACCGCGGACTGCCCGTGGGCACCTCGCAGACCCTCGCGCAGCTGCCCCGCGGCGCACGCCACGTGATCGTGCCTGTCCTGCGTTACGACGGCCTCATGCCCTACCAGGCCATCATCCGCGACCCGGAGGACTCCTCCCAGGACCCGCCGGTGATCCCGTACCACGACCTGCGCATCCTGGCCGCCGCCGCACGCGGGTTGGATGAGCCGGTCTCCCACCGCCCCGCCGCCGAGGCGTACCGCCGCGCCGCAGACATGTCCGTGGAGCAACTCCGCTCCCGCGAGCAGCGCCACGGCTCCGTGGTCGTGTCCGATTACCTTCAGACCGCCCCTGTCTGGCACACCGTGAACCACCCCGATAACGCGACGCTCGCGGTCGTCGCTTCCCGCGCCCGTGAGGCTCTCGGTTTGGGCGGTGACATCGAATTGCCCGACTACGAGATGCTCGGCGAGCTCGACGCGCCCATCGACGCCCACGCCGCCTCCGCCCTAGGCGCCGACGTACCCGAACGCGCCACATGGACCCGCCGCGGCGCCGGGGAGATCCCCTGGGACGAGATCGTCGCCGCCCAACTGGCGCATTTCCGTGCACGCCCGGCACTCGTCCAACACGGGCTGGAACGCCACGCCGATCGCATCGAGGCGCTGGAGCTGCTGCGATGAGCCAGCCCGCTCACCTCGTTGTCGGGCCCGATGGGCACGGGGTGACGGAGTACGCGCTCGCCCTCGCCGCGGCGGCGGACGCCCCCGTGATCCGCGAAGAAGAGTTCAGCGGTGCACCGCTTCCGGCAGGCTTCATCCACACCACGTTCACCGACCACCTCTTCGGCCCCAGCCCAGACGCTGCCGTGGACAATCTGCTCGCCCGCGCCGGGCAGCGCCGCTTGAGTGTCAGCTTCCACGACATTCCCCAACCGGAGGAGGGCGAGGAGCGTTTCGCCCGGCGCACCCCCGCCTACCTGCGCCTCGCCTCCGCCTGCATGGAATCCGGCGGCGTGGCCGTGACCAACTCGGACCACGAGGCCCACTTCTTCCGCTCCCGCGGCGCCGAGGTCTCCGTCGTGCGCCTGCCCATCCCCCGTGTGGATTCCACGTTCGCCCCGGAACCGGGCACCGTGGGCGTTCTCGGCTTCCTCTACCCCGGTAAGGGGTACGAGGCCCTCATCGACGACCTCGCAGGCACCGATTACCGCCTGCGGTTCTTGGGCTCCGTGTCATCAGGCCACGAGGACTGGGCAGACGGACTGCTCCGGCGCGCCAACGTCGCCGGACTGGACGCGGAGATCACCGGTTGGCTCACCGACGACGAACTCGCCGCTGAGATGGGCCGCATCGCCGTTCCCGTGTGTGCGCACACACACTTCTCCGCGTCCGGTTCGCTCATGACGTGGCTGGGGGCCGGCCGGCACGTGCTGGCCACCGATTCGGATTACACCCGCGAGATCGACGCCTGGTTGCCCGGGCGCATCACGCTCGTCGACCCGTCCGCGCCCGGCGGCTGGGCCGCCGCCGTCGACTCTTTCACTGCGACCGACCCGGCCGCCCCACCGTCATGGACGTGGGACGACGTCGCCGCCCAGTGGCAGACGCTCTGGGAGACCCGCGCATGATCAGCGTCGTCATCCCGCACTACAACGCCCCCGAGCACCTCGCCCGGGTCGTGGAGGCCGTCCGCGCGCAGGACGTTGCCGACGAGGTGGAGATCATCGTCGCCGACGACGGGTCCGACCACGTCCCTCACGTGCCCGACGCGACGGTGGTCACCCAAGACGACCTCGGCTTCCGCGCCGCGGCCGCACGCAACCTCGGCGCGTCCCACGCCCGCGGCGAGATTCTCGCTTTCCTCGACGGCGACACCGTCCCCGAACCCGGCTACCTCGCCGCCGCCGCGCGCCACGTTGCGGCGGACTCGCGCGCCGTGGTCGTGGGCACCCGGCTGACAGGACCGTCACGCACGGAGCCCCAATGGCTTATCGACGCCTGGTCTACCACCCACCACCTCTCCACCCCCGACGACACCTCCTGGCGCTTCATCATCTCCTCCGTGCTCACTTGCTCGAGGGAATTCTTCGAGCGCATCGGCGGTTTCGACGGTTCCTTTATCGGCTACGGCGGCGAGGACTGGGAATTCGGTTTCCGCGCCTGGAACGCCGGCGCGACCTTCGTTCACGAACCCGCCGCCGTCGCCGTCCACGACGAGGACGACTTCGGGGGCCGCTTCCCCGACCCCGCAGAGGAAGCGCGTGTGAAGAATGTGGAGACCACGGCCCTCGCCCACCGCATCACGCATCCCATCGCCCGCCCGTCCGGTGTCCGCTTCGACACCACCGACATCAGTGTGTGCCTGAACCACCATGCCGCGTTCGCCAGCCCCGGTGTCCTCGAGCTGGTGGTCAGCACCTGGCTCGCCCTCGACGCGACCATCTACCTCAGCTCCGCCCTCGAGATCCCCGACCTCTTCCGGGCCGATCCCCGCGTACGCCTTTTTCCGGCGACCGGCTACAGCCCCATTTCGGACCACCGCATCACAGTCAACGTCGACGGTGCTTTCCTTGTCAGCGATGCCGAGCGGTTCCACCGAGCGCTCCGCGAGACAAAGGACGGGCTGTTCTTCGAGTTCTCGTCCCCTTCCTCCACTTCCTCCACGCTTGCGATCCGCTCGCACCGCTCCCGTATTCTGCGCTCCCGCCCACGCACGCTCGACGGGTCCGATAGCTCCCTCGCCTCAGTCGGGATATCACGAGTCGACGGACCCGTACGCCTCGAACGGCGCTTCGCCGGCTGGTAAGAAAGGGTCCATGGACCTCGACACTCTCCTCCAGCTCGAACACGATGGTTGGGATGCACTGTGCGCCCAGACCGGCGGCACCTTCTACGGCGATCTCATGACCGACGACGCTGTCATGGTGCTTGTTAACGGCATGGTCATGGACCAGCCCACAATCGCCAGCACCATGAACCAGGCACCCGCATGGGACCGTTACGAGATCCGCGATCCCCGAGTCATCCCCCTCGGCACCGATTCCGCCGCCCTGGTCTACAACGCCACCGCTGTGCGTGGCGACGACACCTTTGAAGCACTCATGACCAGCACGTACACACTTGTGGGCGGTCACCCCCGCCTCAAGCTCTACACCCAAACCACCACGACCCATTGACCTCCAAAAAGGTGCGATAGTGGAAGCATGAAAGCACTGCGCGTCATCGGGAAAGTCGTGCTCGGGCTATTAGCTGTCATTCTCGTGCTAGTGCTCGTGATTGTCGGCCTGCGCGCCTATAACGGGCAGAAGTATCCGATCACAGAGGCGTCGAATAGCGGATTGAGCTCGGACAAATCCTCCTACGCCACCTCCGAACGCGTCACCGCCATCGAGGGCGAGTACCTGAACGGCTTCCACTTCCGCCCAGAGAAAAAGACGCACCGCGGGGTCGTCGTGGTCTACGGCGGATCGGAAGGGTCCCCGGACTACGACCGTGCGGTGCAGCTTGCAGGCGACGGCTACGAAGTCCTAAGCCTGTTCTTCTTCGGCCAGCCGAATCAGAAACCGACCCTCGCGAATGTCCCGCTGGAGCAGTTCGACGAAGTCATCGACTACATCGGCAAGAATGCCGAAGGCTCCGGCCCCGTCACCGTGATCGGAACATCGAAGGGCGCGGAATTCGCGGAACTGCTCGCAGCGCGCGGCTACCCGGTGGACAATCTTGTCGCCTTCGCGCCATCCCACTATTCGTACAGCGGCTTGGACTTCGCCAGGGGCGAGGAGCTGCCCTCATTCACCGACCGGGGTGAGACGGTGGGGTATGCGTCGTTCAGGGAGACGTCGATAAGCGCTGGCGTGAAACTCGCGTGGGACATGGCGACGGAATACCCCGTCTCCTACCGCACAACATACGAGGGCGCGGCCCGGAATGCGGCGGACGAGGCACCTATTGAGCTCGGCGACTTCGGCGGAAACGTCCTGCTCTTCGGCGGCGAAGACGACCAGATGTGGCAGTCCGCCGATGCCGCGCGTGCGCTGGCGGAGCAGGGCGGGAATATTGAGGCGCACGTTTACCCGGACGCGGGACACGCGTTCTTCCCGGATGCCGATGATGTCCCGAACGGGTGGCAGATCATGTTCGGCGGGACGGTGGAAGGAAATCGCGCCGCCCACGACGACGCGGAAAAGATTCTGCGCGAACGGCTCGCGCAGTGGCATTCCTGATCAAGCGGCTTTGGGGTGGGCGCGCAGAAGGCGGCGGATATCGCTCACGAGCTTGCCAGTCATCACATCGCGCCAACCCGCCCGGATGACGGTAAGCCCCAGACTTTGGAGCTGCTTTTGGCGCTCCAACTCCGCGAGCACCACATCGGTGGGTGCCCCGTACGTCCCGTCGTACTTCAGGCGGCCGTCGAACTCGACGACGAGCCACCCGTTGATGAGCGCGTCCACCACCGCTGTCCGGTACTCGCCGAACGGTCCGGTGTATTCAAACCGAACCTGGAA
This window contains:
- a CDS encoding nuclear transport factor 2 family protein; the protein is MDLDTLLQLEHDGWDALCAQTGGTFYGDLMTDDAVMVLVNGMVMDQPTIASTMNQAPAWDRYEIRDPRVIPLGTDSAALVYNATAVRGDDTFEALMTSTYTLVGGHPRLKLYTQTTTTH
- a CDS encoding glycosyltransferase produces the protein MKVLSIPAEHVYPQAIQPEGVSFHPDPDIDGNWWPHPALEAQWWDTERNVDLVHIHFGYEHRTPEQLQELVDALPVPLVVTVHDLDNPHLSDPADQERHRANVGVLVRAATQVVTLTESAAATIAQRYGREDVAVVGHPAVVKQLPDVEADADAAVFLKSLRANAVADVDFYRAIANFVPLTVYMHDVDATRELREEFARIDGITPVTHAPMNDSELHSAVASHRVCILPYVRGTHSGWLEMCRDLGVSVAVPDCGCYADQADTPEAVSVYRKGDGADAGRAAAELLAAGPVPYRGDRGAQLRAIKQTHAGIYAAALDAGEGR
- a CDS encoding glycosyltransferase family 2 protein: MISVVIPHYNAPEHLARVVEAVRAQDVADEVEIIVADDGSDHVPHVPDATVVTQDDLGFRAAAARNLGASHARGEILAFLDGDTVPEPGYLAAAARHVAADSRAVVVGTRLTGPSRTEPQWLIDAWSTTHHLSTPDDTSWRFIISSVLTCSREFFERIGGFDGSFIGYGGEDWEFGFRAWNAGATFVHEPAAVAVHDEDDFGGRFPDPAEEARVKNVETTALAHRITHPIARPSGVRFDTTDISVCLNHHAAFASPGVLELVVSTWLALDATIYLSSALEIPDLFRADPRVRLFPATGYSPISDHRITVNVDGAFLVSDAERFHRALRETKDGLFFEFSSPSSTSSTLAIRSHRSRILRSRPRTLDGSDSSLASVGISRVDGPVRLERRFAGW
- a CDS encoding dienelactone hydrolase family protein — translated: MKALRVIGKVVLGLLAVILVLVLVIVGLRAYNGQKYPITEASNSGLSSDKSSYATSERVTAIEGEYLNGFHFRPEKKTHRGVVVVYGGSEGSPDYDRAVQLAGDGYEVLSLFFFGQPNQKPTLANVPLEQFDEVIDYIGKNAEGSGPVTVIGTSKGAEFAELLAARGYPVDNLVAFAPSHYSYSGLDFARGEELPSFTDRGETVGYASFRETSISAGVKLAWDMATEYPVSYRTTYEGAARNAADEAPIELGDFGGNVLLFGGEDDQMWQSADAARALAEQGGNIEAHVYPDAGHAFFPDADDVPNGWQIMFGGTVEGNRAAHDDAEKILRERLAQWHS
- a CDS encoding WcbI family polysaccharide biosynthesis putative acetyltransferase yields the protein MPFLTVVGNCQAESLRRLISSAGDLESTRIAPVHELEPEDMEWFADMLARTDILVTQPIRDDYRGLPVGTSQTLAQLPRGARHVIVPVLRYDGLMPYQAIIRDPEDSSQDPPVIPYHDLRILAAAARGLDEPVSHRPAAEAYRRAADMSVEQLRSREQRHGSVVVSDYLQTAPVWHTVNHPDNATLAVVASRAREALGLGGDIELPDYEMLGELDAPIDAHAASALGADVPERATWTRRGAGEIPWDEIVAAQLAHFRARPALVQHGLERHADRIEALELLR